The following are from one region of the Sphingomonas oryzagri genome:
- a CDS encoding Hpt domain-containing protein — MGAAELVDWGVFARVRTELGSGFVRILGYFREDGVKSVDQIEQAIRDRSAAALVLPAHTLKGESRQFGAVPLAELAEVIEMTARRCVEARETPDELIEKVVELRPLFDATLRLFDREVNPIVERRPGPGGFGRKPAGSFGMAQR; from the coding sequence ATGGGAGCCGCCGAACTGGTCGATTGGGGCGTGTTCGCACGCGTCCGTACGGAACTGGGCTCCGGTTTCGTGCGCATTCTCGGCTATTTCCGCGAAGACGGGGTCAAGTCCGTCGATCAGATCGAACAGGCGATCCGCGACCGTTCGGCCGCCGCTTTGGTGCTGCCGGCGCACACGCTGAAGGGCGAATCGCGCCAGTTCGGCGCGGTGCCGCTCGCCGAGCTGGCCGAGGTGATCGAGATGACCGCGCGTCGCTGCGTGGAAGCCCGCGAGACGCCGGACGAGCTGATCGAGAAGGTGGTCGAGCTGCGCCCGCTGTTCGACGCGACGCTCCGCCTGTTCGACCGCGAGGTGAACCCGATCGTCGAGCGTCGTCCGGGGCCGGGCGGTTTCGGTCGCAAGCCGGCGGGCAGCTTCGGCATGGCCCAGCGCTGA
- a CDS encoding sulfurtransferase TusA family protein: protein MSEPLLLDLRGLRCPWPAIRVARAIREGGPEAPDILAVADDPVAPREIGAVGEERGWSVTPENTPIGPGLRLSARTR, encoded by the coding sequence GTGAGCGAGCCGCTGCTGCTCGACCTTCGCGGGTTGCGCTGCCCCTGGCCCGCCATCCGCGTTGCCCGAGCGATTCGCGAGGGCGGGCCGGAGGCGCCCGATATACTCGCCGTGGCCGACGATCCGGTCGCGCCGCGCGAAATCGGCGCGGTGGGGGAGGAGCGGGGATGGTCCGTCACCCCCGAAAACACGCCGATCGGCCCCGGACTTCGACTATCCGCTAGGACGCGGTAA